The following DNA comes from Papaver somniferum cultivar HN1 chromosome 4, ASM357369v1, whole genome shotgun sequence.
AAGATCTGAAAAAGGTGTTAAAGGAAAGGCAAAAGCAAAAGTTGGATCTTCTCAGCATTCATGTTTGAATTAGAATTTCGCGCAGGTTGGTTCAATTAGCAACAAACTCACCTTTACAGTATGATATCCAAAGAGCAAAAAGAAACCAAAGAAGTATATGAAGATCCGAGTTGGTTTCCGTTGATTGTGTTTCCTTTATCTTTTTGTTTAGAAGGTACTATGCAGTTTATCTTTATGTGTAGATGTGATAAAACTTTTGATGGATGCAGTTTAAGTTTTCCACTTTGAGTGGATGCAATTTCttttgcataacaagttatgaaatgtttaatctTAAATGACTTCTGATTCATTACAtacattttagatttttttaaatTCATTATATATTTATAATACTTTTtcttttaatgttttttttttgtttcaattacaAGTGCATTTGAATCCCATCTGAAAGCATCACAATCTTTCTTCTTACATACCAGGTATGCTATATTGAGATTGTGTTGATTCTTACAAACCTTTAGTTCCAACTTTGGATTGCAGTTTTGTTTGAGGCAGGGTTGATTATGTAATAGACAGTTATTGAAACAATGGTTCTCATCTCCACATGAAATGCAGCTATGTGAGATTGGAAGCTTGATTTGAAGTGATGtaactggaaaagaagcaagatcAAACCACTCAAAGTAGTTGCAGGTGGATTCAAACATTTGAAGAAGGCCCTTCCATTTGTTTGATCTGTTTTAGATCTCAACAATGCTCTAACTCCATTACAAGGTACATGTTTGCACCTTGAATATACCCAAGGATAACTCTTTGCTTCATAGTATTCTTTGTCACACATAAAACACTCCATCTTGATGCTGCTATTGCGGGAATTTGAAGAAAGATGAACACCACCAACCATTTTTTAGATCTGAATGAAAAAGAGACAGAAAATCTGAAGTAGAAGATATGCTTTTATTGAAGATAATACTGTAGTTGGGTAATGTGGGGAACACTTTTTTATTAACACGTGTCAACATGATGATGTGTACAAGGTACACGTGTGTACCCAGTCAGAACCGAATTACTGTGCAGAATCGGCGATAATACTTCCATTTCTTCGGTTCCTACAAGTGAAGTTATCTGGAGTGTGGTAAGCAACATGAATTCGTTTGGTTCACCTGGACCAGATGGATTTCCAGTGGTCTTTTACAGAAGTGTTGGTCCATAGTGGGAGAATATACTACAAATTTCATACAAAAAATCTTCAGATTGAGAGAATTACCAAGTAAGTTAAATCATACCCATATTAGTTTAATTCCGAAAGTAAAAAATCTGGCTACTGCCATGGAGTTTAGACCAATTTCTTTGTGCAATGTTTTGTACAAGTTTATCGCAAAAATACACCAAAACATCCGATTTGCAACGTATATAGGCGTTGCAATGAATTTCACCAACGAGAATATCCGTTGGAAATATGGCGTAGCAAATTTATGTGCAACACGAAAATCCGTTGGGAAAATTAAGTTGTGCATCCGATACAAACGTTTGTCAACCAGTTTACCAACGTTTCTTAAGCAACGGATTCTTTAATTTGTGCAACGGTTATAATAATTTAGGCGACATATTAATTTAATTTGAGCAACACTTATATACGTTGCAAATATAGTTACAGGTGAAAATACATAAATTCCGACGACAATTCCAAATAATTCCCCGGCAGATTTTTGCACCTGAATATATTTTCTGAACCTTTATATACCATTGTAGAACAATTAGAAGAACAATTTTTCATATAAACATATGGTTAGTCATCACAATCCATCAAGATAGATAATGagaaccaaatttttttaataaataaataaaaatttgtatatTCCTGTATTCAACCTTTATTATAAGACTAGGTATAAAATCAACCAGAAAAAAATAGAATCAACATGGCAAAGCATGGTTTACGAAATGGCGTTGTTTCTGTTCCTATGGTTATCTGTCATTTTACTGAGATCTTGTTGCTTAAAACTTCCAAAGCCTTGTTGTTAATCAACTTTCTGTATATATGAGATAAGTTAACTGGAAGGAAAAAAATACCATCAAGTGAACAACAAATAACAATCCACCACTTCATTACAAATTACCTCGTTGCGCTCATGTTTAAACATATTATATAGCGGTGCATCTCACAACTCCATCACTAATAGTTAGTGTAGCTTTGCCACGAGCTCCTCTCGACACAACTGTGATAGTAGAAGTAACAGCTGATCCAGTTGAACTTCTGCAGAGATCACCTTCAGTTCTTGCTGTAGAGTATGCTCCAATGCCTTCCCTTGCTCTAGTGGATGCAAAAGTCCCACCAACTGCGCTTGCAACTTGAAAATCTCTTCTTGCCTTGGTTGTTTCCCACCATGACAAGTAGTTTTGTCATCTCCGTGAATACAGCAGGTGCCACACTTCTTCAGTCTCCTGGGTAGTGTTTCATCTTCTCTCCTCTAAGTTCTTGGACTGCCAGGCTTTCATCTAATAACATGTGGGTTTATAACAGGTAACCGCTGCAATTAGACAAAAGACGATGTGATTAGTTTCAGTTCGGAATACAAATTAATCAAGTTTCCATTTTTGATTTAAAATCAACAGAAAATAAGTAATGGTATCGATGTCCTAAATGGCGAATTTTCTGAGAGGTTTTGTTTCGGTGCACAAGGATGACAAGTGTGTATGGATCTGTTTCctccttcatgaaatttaaataaaataaaaggccATCAACTAGGTTATTTATAATTGAATGAGCTTTCCCTTGACATGctaaaatatgaaaaattaaCGAGAGTGCTAGTTAAGAAAATTAATACAGCCAACAAACTCACTACAGTAGCAGCTGTTGATGCCGGCCCTTTCCTTTTTCAGCCTTTGCTATATCACAACAAGCAGCATCGTTCTGTCAACACAAACtacataaattaaaataataacaGATGATATGTCATCCATGTATAAGAACCAAAATACTGTTAGTGACGATGTGTAACTTTTGTTCCTATATCTTTTTATGCAGACAAAATTAATTGGCCATCTAAATAAATACGAAACAAACCTGAAAAACCTGAAAGTTTGTCGTTAAAACGTTGTTAGCGGAAAAGGAATGTGCAGTCAGCAAGTCTCAATTTTCCGtgactactactactactaatgATTTCAATCGTTCATTTTCGATCAAAACTACCAAGAAACAATCACCTGGAGAAAAAAAATCATCTGAACGACTAGTATAACTGAAAAGCTGAACCAGTAAATTTTGAAGGAACTCTAAACTCTACGAGGGTTTTTGAGACCCACATCCTTCATATCAAAGATAAGCCAAAAGAAAATTGGAGGGAGTTAGGTCAAAAATGAGTAAccacatcatcgtcatcatcaaggTCTGCGAATCTTGGAACtaaatatttttttgtatatagctctGCGAGGCTTTTGTGGCTTCTAATGTCCACAAGTCATCAGAAACAAAAATGTTATTCCAAAATAAGCTCTATCAATGCCTAATCGCAATTcagtaaatttttttttgcatgaTGGTATAAGACATACATAAACCAACCATGTTTGTGTGTAGCTGGTCCACCGAGCATTCTTTTATTCTAATTTATCATATAAATGCAACTTAATCATGGACAAACAGATTTAAACAAGCAAAAATCCTATATGTGATTCATGCCACTTTAGCTAGAATTACCCATTCGAAAACAAAACCGAGTTATATAAACCAACCTACAAAAGATACGACAAATGATTACCATGAGAAGATTCGACATCCAAAAGTAAATCAAGCGCATAATCGCAATATGGAACTTGACTACTTAATCCACAAAGGCTGAAATCATCTTGAATGTCTCATCATGACCTCACAAAAAAACTCATTTCCTCGAAGGTTACAAAACCGTGAGATATACGAAGCGTCATCCCCATCTGAACCACTTACATCCGACTCTTCGTTGTCCATATATGACTCCTCATCTATATAATGCAAATAAGAACATTCATCAGCACAAGCAAACCAATTAACCAAAGAAATACACATAGCACTACATAAGAAACTCTAAGAGTCACATGTTAATTTTAAAAAGAAACTATACAAGTTTAAATGTAAAAACGGATTTAAACAGACTATATATGTAAAACTCTTTAGGCATATTTGTAACTATCCTACATATCGACTGTGTGCCTCGTCTTAACCAGATCCGATCTTTAGTTGCTTGATTAACCAGGCGAGTGTGTGTCTCTTACTGGATAAGGGAGTATTCTCCTGATTAAATGCATACCGGTTCATGAAGCACAACAAATGCCCTTGAGCCACTGCGGTGGTTAAATTTAACTTTTTGCCTGTTACTGGCTCCCGCTAACAATCGTTTATGTAGCGATGACTCAAATTAAGTACAAACATTAAAACAAAGCATATATGTAGCAGCCAAATTTATATACTAAATTACTTTGAAACCATCCGGGGAGAAGTGATTGCACAGCCACCCCCACTTATCCTAGGATACACCTTTGTAGGGTTAGCTTTGGCTTCCTCCATGGTATCAAACTTGACGAAGTAATAGTTCATAAGGACCTGTGGCCATTATATTTTTTCCCACCTCACTAGTCGAAACATATATCATTTCATTTAAAGTAGAGATAAGAGAAGGAATCCTTAAATGGTCATTCCCTCACCTTATagtaaaatcaatcaaaaccctGTAGGACCATAATCGGCATTGCTTGGATTCCATTGgaaagaaatcatcaacaacCATAATCCAattaaattaaaagaaaaaatatttggaagATTTTAACTTTAAGTCACAATTTACCAAACAAACATTTTAACAATGCCGTCTGTTGCAGACGACATTGCTGTCAAAGTTGACGCCATGTACTTCTAATAATCTGAAATCATATTGATTAGATTATTAGAATGAGCCTGTAATTTCCAAACCTTAAAATAAGTAATTTCTTGCCTGccaattaaccaacaaaatgaaaggATAACTGACTAGCTTCGTCGAAAAATTACACAACATGATCTAAACTTGGTAAAACAAAATGTTTGCAGGACATATACGTCCAACAAATGAGAGAATCATAAGCCGAGATATACCTGTTTGATGCCAGTGACCAAGAGCTTGTTCCTAAGACCACCTTTACCCAAATGAATGAAAGACATCAAACTTCACTTTCCCTGGTGTTGGTAGACATAATGAAGAACCAGTAAATAAGTCAACTTCAAGTAACAATTATCAGTTTAAAATTGAATGGTAGACAGATTTTAATCTCTATCCACTGTAACAAAACCCAAGTAATGAAAAATCTCCAAAAATTACTACCAAAATATCCAACTTTTACTTGAATCACCTCCACCACTACCCATTCTCATAGCAGATCCAGAGCTTATATCACAAACACTGAGAAAATGAGGCACCACCACCAACTAAACCCAAAAATCTGCGCATAAATCAAAAGGAACCCGTACTTTAAAACTCCACCAAAtacttaaacaaaaacaaaatttgcaAAATTTGTACAGAATATTACGAACCAAAAGATGTAGTTCATAGAATTAGGTCAAATAGATTAATTAAtaataacaaaaacaaataagAAGATTAGGGTTGTACCTGCAGGATCCATTCATGTGCTATAGAAAGAGTTGCAACCAAACACACCATACATAATGATTTGACTTTAGATAAGAAATCGATTTCTAGGGTTTGAGTGATTGAAAGATTAGTGATTCCTGATTCCACTCAGTTCAAACCCAAACCCAAACACAATTCCATCTATCCTTATTCTCGAATTTCTCAGCAACACCAAACTTAATTCAACCAAATCCACACATCATCAATCTTGAGttcaatttcaaaccctaattgcaATTTCCCCAGTAACAACTTCATTTTTAGACATAACTTCTTGGTAGAACATCACCGAAACCACCATCTTCCTGCCTTTTTCAAATCGAATCAAACCAGTGGAATCCATCAATCACCATTGTTCGTTGACGGCAGTAACATTTCATCTTCTCATTCTCTAAAATTCGAGTTCTAATCCCATCTTCGATTTCTCTCTTACACTGTAACCTACAGAAAAATCCCAAAACTAGCTTTCTCACCTGCTccatcttcttctcgatctctaCCATTATCTACGAACATGACATGATTTAGCCGCAGCAAGGGTTTGACAGAGATGCTGATTTGTGGGAGAAAAGAGTTTTGATTTGTAAGATTTGATTGGGTTCAAGAGAAATGGgttttgaatctgttgatttctGAAAACGGGGGTTTAATTATTGAAAGCTCAGATTTAAGTTTTGGTTTAGAAGAGAAGAAAAGTGGGAGGAGGAGAACTCGAGGATagagataaagaaaaaaaataaggcAAATGTGAAAATAGAAGGAAAATCGATAATAATATAATTCCAAAAGACATTTCAGCCCTCAACTATAATAATAAAGGCAAGCGTATCCtagtttctttattttcttttggttttttttggTAATTAGGATATAGTGCAACGTATGTTTTGATATCACCAACGGATTAACGTATGCAATGCATATATCCGTTGCAAACCTGAAAAACCAAATgttgcaaaaaccttgatttggtGTAGTACATTTCCATTAGATTAAGTCCTTATTTGAATAGGTTTACATCTTGGTCTCAAAATTCCTTTgtgaaaaatagataaataacgGATAACATCGTTATTGCAAAAGAGTTATTCCACTCAATCACAAGTCTAAGTCGAAACAAGGTGTTTTTGCTCTTAAATTAGATATGCCAAAGGCGTATGATCGAGTTTCTTGGTCTTTCCTGAGTTTTATGCTTCATCAAATGGGTATACATGATATTTATCATAATTTAATAATGAATTGTGTCTTTAATTCTATTTTTTACATCCTTGTGAATGGTGCACCATATGGGAATCTTGAAAGTGGAAGGGGATTACGTCAAGGTTGTCCTTTATCTCCATCGTTATTCATTATTTGTTCCCAAGGATTGTCTCTCCTTAAGACCAAATTTGAAAGCACGGGTTGTAACAACATGGCACCATCAATAAGTCACCTTATGTTTGCTGATGAATTGTTCTTCTTCGGAAAATATTCAGAAACAAATGTGGATCAGTTGAAGTATATCCTAGATACTTATTCTCTTTTCAGGTCAGATCATTAATTACTCGAAATCTTAGATTCATTTCTATAATGGTTGTTTTACATATAATAAATAGAGAATTATTTAGAAATTTGGTGCAAGAGAAGTAGAAGTCGATGAAAAGTATTTAGGGTCTTATATTCTGAAGTCCGATTGAAGTCTGATTGCAGTATTGACACGTTTGAGCCCTTAATCTCAAGGTTTGTTAATAAATTACCGGGTTACAAATCTTTTTTCGTTAACGCTGCTGGTAGAACAGTTTTATCAAAGGACGTTCTTTCTGCAATTCCAAACTACTCGATGGGTACTAGTAAACTTCATAAGGGTGTGACAAATCAAATATCTCATATTCAACGTGCTTTTTGGTGGGGTCATGATACCAGCATAAGAAAATGTCACTTTATTAATTGGGAAAATGTGGCAAGAGCCAAGGAAGTTGGGCGTTTAGGGCTAAGAAATATAGAACATGTTAATATTTCATTAGTTTCGAAATTGGTCTGGCGTTTCTTAATTTCTGCAGGTGCTACATGGGTGCAGATGTACAAGGCCAAATACCCGCAGCCAGTCTTTTTTTGGTACTATGATCCAAAACATGGTGACTCAAAACTTGGAAATACATGTTGTCTGTCAGAAATATGTTCATAAACAACTGATGTTGGTTTATTGGCTCGGGAAACTTTATTCACATATGGAACGGCCCATGGGTTCCAAATATACCGGGATTTAGGCCAACAAGGTTACAATAGTCGAGTCTACAGGTTGAAGTAGTTTCAGATCTTTTTGTTCAGGGATAAAAGCTATGGAATATCGAACTCCTATTACAGTTATTTCCTCTAGGTGGAAGCAATTTCCAGTATTTATATCCCACAAGATGATTTCGTGAAAGGTAAACTAGTCTAGTTAAAAACAAATTCAGGAAATTTGACAACAAAGTCTTGCTATAAAATTCTAGCAGACAATGTGGCAACCacttcttcaatttcatcttttcCGTGGAAACTGTTTTGGAAAAATTCGAAGACTCAACCAAAAATTCATGTATTTATGTGGAAAGTTCTTCATAATGGGATGGCTGTATATAGCAACCTATCTAAATTCAACACTCATATTCATAATATCTGTCCTCATTGTAATTCAGAAGAAGAAACAATTCACCATCTCTTATTTTCCTGTCAGTTCTCAAAGGATGTTTTTCAATCAAGTCTGTTGTTCATCGACATCCCAGATGGAATAAATTCAATGCAAATTATCCAGCAATGGCTAGGTCATGTTGACCAAGGTATTATGCTAAATCTGGTTTCGTGTATCTTGTGGAACATGTGGAAGACAAGGAATGATTTGATCTTCAATAATACTCTGGCGTTGGTGCCACTTTGTATTCACAAATCCTTGCAAGACTTCAAGGTTTTTGATCTACACCATGCATTAAATTATTGTGCTTCAGTCTGTATCAATCAGAAGAACGCAGTCCTCTGGGGACTTCCTCAACCTTTCTACATTAAGATTAATGTAGATGCAGCGTATAACAATGGTAAAggtgttgttgttgtagcaagAGATTCGTCAGGAAATCAATTGGGAAGTGGTGCTATTTGCTTTGACTCCTTCTCTTCAACGGTGGCAGATGCTAAGGCGTATGCCTTTGGAATCCAACTGGCCAGAAGACTACATATAACCAAAATCATTGTTGAAGGGGATGCTGCGGACATTCCTAAAGCTATAATAGGGAACATGAACAAAATACAATGGAGTATTCGTTCCACTGTCCTTTCAATCCAAGACCGCGTCAAGGAATTCAACGAAGTTAGTTTCACGGCTGTTCCTAGAGATGCAAATCATATTGCTCATGACTTAGTTCAATTTGCAATAT
Coding sequences within:
- the LOC113272664 gene encoding uncharacterized protein LOC113272664 produces the protein MAVYSNLSKFNTHIHNICPHCNSEEETIHHLLFSCQFSKDVFQSSLLFIDIPDGINSMQIIQQWLGHVDQGIMLNLVSCILWNMWKTRNDLIFNNTLALVPLCIHKSLQDFKVFDLHHALNYCASVCINQKNAVLWGLPQPFYIKINVDAAYNNGKGVVVVARDSSGNQLGSGAICFDSFSSTVADAKAYAFGIQLARRLHITKIIVEGDAADIPKAIIGNMNKIQWSIRSTVLSIQDRVKEFNEVSFTAVPRDANHIAHDLVQFAISNFINRWWVHDESPNCIMQHLNSIED